From a single Aspergillus puulaauensis MK2 DNA, chromosome 2, nearly complete sequence genomic region:
- the RBG2 gene encoding putative GTP binding protein (Gtp1) (COG:T;~EggNog:ENOG410PG8U;~InterPro:IPR027417,IPR005225,IPR012675,IPR031662, IPR006074,IPR006073,IPR031167,IPR012676,IPR004095;~PFAM:PF02421,PF02824,PF01926,PF16897;~go_function: GO:0005525 - GTP binding [Evidence IEA]), giving the protein MVNITEKIKEIEDEMRRTQKNKNTEYHLGLLKGKLARLRAQLLEPTGGAGGGGAGFDVSKSGDARVALVGFPSVGKSTFLNKITKTKSEAAAYSFTTLTAIPGVLEYGGAEIQILDLPGIIEGASEGKGRGRQVISAAKTSDLILMVLDATKKAEQRALLEAELDAVGIRLNKEPPNIYLKAKKAGGMKITFSSPPKNLDEKMIYHVLRDYKILNCEVLVRDENATIDDFIDVIMKDHRKYIPCLYVYNKVDSVSIEFLDQLAREPHTAVMSCELDLAVQDVVERIWKELRLMRVYTKRKGIEPDFSEALIVRNNSTIEDVCDQVHRTLKETFKYALVWGASARHVPQRVGLGHVVADEDVVSIVAK; this is encoded by the exons ATGGTGAACATCACGGAAAAGATTAAGGA gattgaagatgaaatgCGTAGGACGCAGA AGAATAAGAACACAG AATACCATTTGGGTCTTCTTAAAGG AAAACTCGCCCGATTAAGAGCCCAACTGCTTGAACCTactggcggtgctggcggtggcggGGCAGGTTTCGATGTCAGCAAGAGTGGTGATGCCCGTGTTGCACTGGTCGGATTTCCATCTGTTGGTAAATCCACCTTCCTGAACAAGATCACCAAGACGAAGAGTGAAGCGGCCGCATACTCGTTCACTACTCTTACTGCTATTCCTGGTGTGTTGGAGTATGGCGGTGCCGAGATCCAGATTCTTGATCTTCCTGGTATCATTGAGGGTGCCTCTGAGGGTAAGGGACGAGGGAGACAGGTCATTTCTGCCGCTAAG ACCAGCGATTTGATATTGATGGTTCTGGATGCTACCAAGAAGGCAGAGCAGCGTGCCTTACTCGAGGCTGAATTAGATGCTGTTGGTATCCGCCTCAACAAAGAGCCTCC AAACATTTATCTtaaagcaaagaaagcagGCGGAATGAAAATTACTTTTTCATCACCACCAAAGAACCTAGACGAAAAGATGATTTACCACGTCTTGCGAGACTACAAGATTCTGAACTGCGAGGTCCTAGTCCGAGACGAGAACG CTACAATCGATGACTTCATCGACGTGATCATGAAAGATCACAGAAAATATATCCCTTG TCTATACGTTTACAACAAAGTCGACAGCGTCAGCATCGAATTCCTCGACCAACTAGCCCGTGAACCACATACTGCTGTAATGAGTTGCGAGCTAGACCTCGCCGTACAAGACGTCGTTGAACGTATCTGGAAAGAACTACGCTTGATGCGGGTGTACACGAAACG AAAGGGAATTGAGCCTGATTTTAGTGAAGCATTGATTGTTCGGAACAATTCTACTATTGAGGATGTTTGTGACCAGGTCCATCGGACGCTGAAGGAGACATTCAAATATGCGTTGGTTTGGGGTGCGAGCGCGAGGCATGTTCCGCagcgggttgggttgggtcatgttgttgctgatgaggatgtgGTTTCGATTGTGGCAAAGTAA
- the PBN1 gene encoding uncharacterized protein (COG:O;~EggNog:ENOG410PHSH;~InterPro:IPR042322,IPR013233;~PFAM:PF08320;~TransMembrane:1 (i485-503o);~go_component: GO:0005789 - endoplasmic reticulum membrane [Evidence IEA];~go_function: GO:0000030 - mannosyltransferase activity [Evidence IEA];~go_process: GO:0006506 - GPI anchor biosynthetic process [Evidence IEA]), which produces MRQRTTFIQKPSAPFHPSQTTLQRDALAIQALDAAREERLTFSFDELSSELWQVLRQCHQLHIRWASTSNFEAASPFSSRISPGLHVFYSPVASGEGDEREVSGSGEAVCALLKKIFDDGLRCESSEKSFIRPPVLSTRFASTAAYQFHESLPSLDNLVTYIQQKFCSTGDKGCYHRAELLLSVDSVDMDYDSISHALTVSGYWSEAPGSQGWTETIGTREAGTDQVEVGLLGAEQASDPEEIKMGGLLAAVGKDDELKPALFSFPSRHHPLPEDATYAVSFSAPTGMHPTMTILLAREALKVPPSRPDATCALHAYLTLPSSIFGDKYQLSTTDPLFLKSHNLAALHTLAGETDLEAPDWSISRWGSNWLFELASPSETEQSAEDWNATIPLHLRYLRPSESGYRSASVPWPVVFWACTAEDGTKMGTNPFDRVNLGWEGLFGPRTMFYQLHPSSDHEKGALVEDLDVPVLTLKEGGSIFESQVIELGTVAVIVLGFLWVLWKLGLVTRSSGIRPQQKRPTGKQDKAE; this is translated from the exons ATGCGCCAAAGAACCACCTTCATCCAAAAACCCTCCGCCCCCTTCCACCCCTCCCAAACCACTCTCCAGCGCGACGCCCTAGCAATCCAAGCTCTCGACGCTGCCCGCGAGGAGCGCCTGACGTTTAGCTTCGATGAGCTATCCAGTGAG CTCTGGCAAGTCCTGAGACAATGCCATCAACTTCACATCCGGTGGGCAAGTACGAGCAATTTTGAGGCCGCTTCACCGTTTTCGAGCCGGATAAGTCCTGGTTTACATGTCTTTTACTCGCCGGTCGCTTCTGGGGAAGGGGATGAGAGGGAGGTATCTGGGTCGGG GGAAGCAGTGTGTGcattgttgaagaagatatttGATGATGGGTTGCGATGCGAGAGTTCCGAG AAATCGTTCATCAGGCCCCCGGTCCTTTCTACACGTTTCGCTTCGACAGCTGCATACCAATTTCATGAATCATTACCTTCCCTCGATAACCTGGTTACGTACATTCAACAGAAGTTTTGTTCTACGGGCGACAAGGGATGTTATCATCGGGCGGAGTTGCTTCTATCTGTGGATTCGGTTGATATGGACTATGACAGTATATCGCATGCGTTGACAGTGAGCGGCTATTGGTCAGAGGCTCCCGGGTCCCAAGGGTGGACGGAAACGATTGGGACGCGTGAAGCTGGGACCGATCAGGTGGAGGTTGGGCTTCTAGGTGCCGAACAAGCGAGTGATCCAGAGGAGATCAAAATGGGTGGGCTGTTGGCCGCTGTCGGAAAGGATGATGAGTTGA AGCCTGCACTCTTCTCATTCCCATCACGACATCACCCGTTGCCTGAGGACGCGACGTACGCGGTTTCGTTTTCGGCGCCCACCGGAATGCATCCTACGATGACTATTTTGTTGGCCCGGGAGGCGCTCAAGGTGCCACCGAGTCGGCCCGATGCGACCTGCGCGCTGCATGCTTATCTGACCCTGCCGTCCTCAATATTTGGCGACAAGTACCAGCTTTCTACCACGGATCCGTTGTTCCTCAAGTCCCATAATTTGGCCGCACTACACACGCTAGCCGGAGAGACGGACCTCGAGGCACCGGACTGGTCTATATCTCGTTGGGGTTCGAACTGGCTGTTCGAATTAGCCAGTCCGTCCGAGACCGAACAGAGCGCAGAAGATTGGAACGCCACAATCCCCCTGCATTTGCGATATCTGCGTCCTTCAGAATCAGGTTATCGGTCGGCGTCGGTACCCTGGCCCGTGGTCTTTTGGGCATGTACGGCGGAAGATGGCACAAAAATGGGAACGAACCCGTTTGATCGGGTTAACTTGGGTTGGGAGGGACTATTCGGCCCTCGGACCATGTTCTACCAGCTGCATCCTTCGTCTGATCATGAGAAAGGTGCCCTGGTAGAGGATCTGGATGTGCCCGTCCTCacgctgaaggagggaggaAGTATATTTGAAAGCCAGGTCATCGAATTAGGCACCGTCGCCGTCATAGTTCTTGGCTTTTTGTGGGTGTTATGGAAGCTGGGCTTAGTGACGCGGTCATCCGGAATCAGACCGCAGCAAAAACGGCCCACTGGCAAACAGGATAAAGCCGAGTAG
- a CDS encoding uncharacterized protein (COG:S;~EggNog:ENOG410Q28Z;~InterPro:IPR032710;~TransMembrane:1 (i28-47o)), whose amino-acid sequence MHARVTFLWKSTSRYTPPPIIFKSYSQAALVCIVSISTISYAILPFWQSYQPLIQSQEPFEGPGCDGSGIVGPDGRCNGDGVIDNPPDSKREGFRFDNPSTDCKYVSQMYIYDVFKVLEKDMGKLFTYVHKDVDFHVMGHHPVAGHYHDLLHFYVNALRRVSECFSDHAEKFEVHPQAIHGGCNSQWSVQEIQFKGLLNTGDNFEVVNVWVTRWYQGQMVEARTYIDQGSVTDALRRNELWTNGTSYRENPQYMPGPSGMPDLEGLKKLMQYPDGRRYNDL is encoded by the exons ATGCACGCAAGAGTTACTTTCCTCTGGAAATCTACTTCAAGATATACACCTCCTCCAATAATCTTCAAGTCTTACTCGCAGGCAGCACTGGTCTGCATTGTATCCATCAGTACCATCAGCTATGCGATTTTACCTTTTTGGCAGAGCTATCAACCCTTAATCCAATCTCAAGAGCCCTTTGAAGGGCCCGGCTGCGATGGATCTGGCATAGTTGGCCCGGATGGCCGATGCAATGGAGATGGGGTCATTGATAATCCTCCAGATTCTAAAAGGGAAGGGTTTCGATTTGATAATCCTTCGACTGACTGCAAATATGTCTCGCAGATGTATATATACGACGTCTTCAAGGTTCTTGAGAAAGACATGGGGAAGCTCTTTACGTACGTCCACAAGGACGTTGACTTCCATGTCATGGGTCACCACCCGGTGGCGGGTCATTACCATGACCTGCTTCATTTCTATGTCAATGCGCTTCGACGAGTTTCTGAATGTTTTTCGGACCATGCGGAGAAGTTCGAGGTTCACCCACAGGCGATTCATGGCGGCTGTAACAGCCAGTGGTCGGTCCAGGAGATTCAGTTCAAGGGTTTACTAAATACAG GCGACAACTTCGAAGTGGTCAATGTCTGGGTGACCAGATGGTATCAGGGGCAAATGGTGGAGGCTCGAACATATATTGATCAAGGCTCGGTCACCGATGCGCTGCGTAGAAATGAACTTTGGACAAACGGCACTTCATATCGGGAGAATCCACAATACATGCCCGGTCCTTCTGGTATGCCTGATTTGGAggggctgaagaagctcatgCAGTACCCAGATGGGCGGAGGTATAATGATTTGTGA
- the cpa1 gene encoding carbamoyl-phosphate synthase (glutamine-hydrolyzing) CPA1 (BUSCO:EOG09262914;~COG:F;~EggNog:ENOG410QEEE;~InterPro:IPR035686,IPR036480,IPR029062,IPR017926, IPR002474,IPR006274;~MEROPS:MER0060647;~PFAM:PF00988,PF00117;~go_function: GO:0004088 - carbamoyl-phosphate synthase (glutamine-hydrolyzing) activity [Evidence IEA];~go_process: GO:0006207 - 'de novo' pyrimidine nucleobase biosynthetic process [Evidence IEA];~go_process: GO:0006541 - glutamine metabolic process [Evidence IEA]), with amino-acid sequence MMFTRFVRAVPARAPAFTAPMSSTFQSRFMATVRSRTPAERATFTIRDGPIFHGKSFGARTNISGEAVFTTSLVGYPESLTDPSYRGQILVFTQPLIGNYGVPSAATDSRGLLKYFESPNLQAAGVVVADAAEQYSHWTAVESLGEWCSREGVPAISGVDTRAIVTYLREQGSSLARITVGEEYDADQDEAFTDPEQIHLVRQVSTKSPFHVSAGDPQCHVAVIDCGVKENILRSLVNRGASVTVFPFDYPIHKVAHHFDGVFISNGPGDPTHCQDTTYHLRRLMETSQVPVFGICLGHQLLALATGARTVKLKYGNRAHNIPALDLTTGRCHITSQNHGYAVDATTLPSDWKPYFVNLNDSSNEGMIHKSRPIFSTQFHPEAKGGPLDSSYLFDIYIDSVKKYKNSQLAFHPTRETIPSPLLVDLLPKERVDVAPTIGMQNVAAAAAAAAA; translated from the coding sequence ATGATGTTCACCCGATTCGTCAGGGCGGTTCCCGCCCGGGCTCCGGCCTTCACAGCTCCAATGAGCTCTACCTTCCAGAGTCGCTTCATGGCTACTGTTCGCTCCCGCACACCCGCTGAGCGAGCAACCTTCACGATCCGAGATGGTCCTATCTTCCATGGAAAGTCCTTCGGAGCCCGTACCAACATCTCCGGAGAGGCTGTCTTCACCACCTCCTTGGTTGGCTACCCCGAATCACTGACTGACCCTTCGTACCGGGGCCAGATTCTGGTTTTCACCCAGCCTTTGATTGGTAACTACGGTGTTCCGTCCGCCGCCACAGACTCGCGCGGTCTTCTTAAGTACTTCGAATCGCCCAACCTACAGGCAGCTGGTGTGGTTGTGGCCGATGCTGCCGAACAATACTCGCACTGGACCGCCGTCGAGAGCCTTGGTGAATGGTGTTCACGTGAGGGTGTCCCTGCTATCTCTGGAGTTGACACTCGTGCCATTGTCACGTATCTCCGAGAGCAGGGTTCCTCCCTTGCCCGTATCACCGTCGGCGAGGAGTATGATGCCGACCAGGATGAGGCTTTCACCGACCCCGAACAGATCCACCTTGTTCGCCAAGTCAGCACCAAGTCTCCATTCCACGTCAGCGCTGGCGATCCTCAGTGCCATGTTGCTGTGATTGACTGTGGAGTCAAGGAGAACATCTTGCGTAGCCTCGTGAACCGCGGAGCTAGTGTTACGGTGTTCCCCTTCGACTACCCCATCCACAAGGTCGCTCACCACTTCGATGGtgtcttcatctccaacgGCCCCGGTGACCCCACCCACTGCCAGGACACCACCTACCACCTTCGCCGCTTGATGGAGACCTCTCAGGTCCCCGTCTTCGGTATCTGCCTGGGTCACCAACTTCTGGCTCTTGCGACTGGCGCTCGCACCGTCAAGCTGAAGTACGGTAACCGTGCTCACAACATCCCGGCCCTCGACTTGACGACTGGCCGCTGCCATATCACCAGCCAGAACCACGGTTACGCCGTGGATGCTACTACACTGCCTTCAGACTGGAAGCCCTACTTTGTGAACTTGAACGACTCGAGCAACGAGGGTATGATCCACAAGTCTCGTCCCATCTTCAGCACTCAGTTCCACCCCGAGGCCAAGGGCGGCCCACTTGACTCTTCTTACCTCTTCGACATCTACATCGACAGTGTGAAGAAGTACAAGAACAGCCAGCTCGCCTTCCACCCTACCCGGGAGACCATTCCCAGCCCTCTCTTGGTTGACCTACTGCCCAAGGAGCGTGTTGATGTCGCCCCGACTATCGGTATGCAGAAcgttgctgccgctgccgccgccgccgctgcgtAG
- a CDS encoding putative C6 transcription factor (COG:K;~EggNog:ENOG410PVFB;~InterPro:IPR036864,IPR007219,IPR001138;~PFAM:PF00172,PF04082;~TransMembrane:1 (i196-216o);~go_function: GO:0000981 - DNA-binding transcription factor activity, RNA polymerase II-specific [Evidence IEA];~go_function: GO:0003677 - DNA binding [Evidence IEA];~go_function: GO:0008270 - zinc ion binding [Evidence IEA];~go_process: GO:0006351 - transcription, DNA-templated [Evidence IEA];~go_process: GO:0006355 - regulation of transcription, DNA-templated [Evidence IEA]) — translation MSEQNRKRSRIACTSCQSRKRKCSGDQPCTTCAQFGVDCHYDLLSRKKKDIRHFQSQSVTSSLLSPATVQNDIAAKRQQQDQQANPAALAGLLLKALEANSGAAFARRLNPKNDVTGAPKLHLFGWNVGARYPTPEWAQAMAAVKPLPVVEIISQDEMRSLAGIFFDRVDPCYPFIDRDTILRQISRRWLPATSEALGFGPYDAVLCGVAAFGYLFSRRRATPTELQLIESARSILEQGLQSEPLSPIDTVTGWVLRVAYLRMTTTAHAAWMASCSLMHLIEATGMHIEPSSNTALDRTSTTESCNPETRRRLFAMARHLNVWISFELGRSRVVLQGATSLPPSPRPTTDGFATTLTTDIFNLLPISESLDPNEAQDVSNLEIALADVLDIVYIQPHLILVQCNLMLCIYRRLRALNSFISGDLLDRVLALSGKGLKAVSELVSQSCPWHQIANVPFQVVCTLLAIDNRASLAMLRDSMRTLHEVASAYDTEVMREAYTTAYLMTVMHQRRKEEDIRTIRDVLQFNPSVSVPAETPVTEPTVQSDHTLMDYPGFSWLSDILVDIPSLRDFDMGPL, via the coding sequence ATGTCCGAGCAGAACAGGAAGCGATCCAGAATCGCATGCACTTCCTGTCAATCCCGCAAACGCAAATGCTCGGGCGACCAGCCCTGTACAACATGCGCCCAGTTCGGCGTTGATTGCCACTACGACCTACTCTCAcgcaagaagaaagatattcGGCACTTCCAGTCACAGTCTGTGACAAGCTCGTTGCTGAGTCCAGCCACAGTCCAGAACGATATTGCTGCCaaaaggcagcagcaagatcaGCAAGCGAACCCAGCTGCTTTAGCCGGACTCCTACTAAAAGCTTTAGAGGCGAACTCAGGCGCCGCATTCGCGCGACGCCTCAACCCCAAAAATGATGTGACAGGCGCTCCGAAATTGCATCTTTTTGGTTGGAATGTTGGGGCCCGTTACCCAACTCCTGAATGGGCGCAGGCCATGGCGGCCGTGAAGCCACTGCCAGTGGTGGAAATCATTTCCCAAGATGAAATGCGATCGCTGGCCGGCATCTTCTTTGACAGGGTAGATCCGTGCTATCCCTTCATCGATCGGGATACCATCCTCCGCCAAATAAGCAGGCGATGGTTGCCCGCGACATCGGAGGCTTTGGGTTTTGGACCTTACGATGCTGTGCTTTGCGGCGTGGCCGCTTTTGGGTACCTCTTTTCTCGTCGGCGGGCTACTCCAACGGAACTGCAACTTATAGAGTCTGCTCGGTCAATCCTTGAGCAGGGCTTGCAGTCTGAACCGCTTTCCCCTATTGACACAGTGACTGGTTGGGTGTTGCGCGTCGCGTATCTCCGTATGACAACTACCGCGCACGCCGCCTGGATGGCCAGCTGTTCCTTGATGCACCTCATTGAAGCAACGGGCATGCACATCGAGCCATCATCAAATACAGCCCTTGATCGAACGTCAACAACTGAATCCTGCAATCCAGAGACCCGTCGGCGGCTTTTCGCTATGGCGCGTCATCTCAATGTCTGGATCTCCTTTGAACTTGGCCGCTCCCGTGTTGTCCTCCAAGGTGCAACCTCTCTCCCTCCTAGTCCACGACCAACAACAGACGGCTTTGCAACTACCTTAACAACAGATatcttcaacctcctccctATATCCGAAAGCCTTGATCCAAACGAGGCACAAGATGTCTCCAACCTTGAAATTGCTCTCGCCGATGTTCTCGACATCGTCTACATCCAGCCCCATCTTATTCTCGTGCAATGCAACCTAATGCTCTGTATATACCGCCGCCTGCGAGCCCTCaactccttcatctccggcGATCTTTTAGATCGCGTGCTCGCACTTTCCGGTAAGGGACTCAAAGCGGTCTCGGAGCTAGTATCTCAGAGCTGTCCCTGGCACCAAATTGCGAATGTGCCCTTCCAAGTTGTGTGCACTCTGCTGGCAATCGACAATCGTGCCTCACTGGCGATGCTGCGCGATTCCATGCGCACACTGCACGAGGTCGCATCTGCATATGATACAGAAGTCATGCGCGAAGCTTACACAACGGCTTACCTGATGACCGTGATGCATCAGCGCCgaaaggaagaggatatcCGGACAATTAGAGATGTTCTGCAGTTCAACCCATCGGTGTCGGTTCCCGCTGAGACGCCGGTCACAGAGCCCACGGTGCAATCTGATCACACCCTCATGGATTACCCGGGATTTTCCTGGCTGAGTGATATACTGGTTGATATACCCAGTCTTCGGGACTTTGACATGGGTCCGCTTTGA
- the cwc2 gene encoding active spliceosome conformation promoter CWC2 (COG:A;~EggNog:ENOG410PG3V;~InterPro:IPR000504,IPR032297,IPR034181,IPR012677, IPR039171,IPR039173,IPR035979,IPR000571;~PFAM:PF16131,PF00076;~go_function: GO:0003676 - nucleic acid binding [Evidence IEA];~go_function: GO:0003723 - RNA binding [Evidence IEA];~go_function: GO:0017070 - U6 snRNA binding [Evidence IEA];~go_function: GO:0036002 - pre-mRNA binding [Evidence IEA];~go_function: GO:0046872 - metal ion binding [Evidence IEA];~go_process: GO:0000387 - spliceosomal snRNP assembly [Evidence IEA];~go_process: GO:0045292 - mRNA cis splicing, via spliceosome [Evidence IEA]): MAETAEIDTPPVEIPVDQAQQEGGEEQQLTPNDDNALVQSETAVTTTTDADGTQKKTKKIIRKKRRPARPQVDPATVKSEPPPQTGTVFNIWYNKWSGGDREDKYLSKHAAPSRCNISKDSGYTRADKVTGSYFCLFFARGVCPKGYECEYLHRLPTLHDLFNPNVDCFGRDKHSDYRDDMGGVGSFMRQNRTLYVGRIHVTDDIEEVVSRHFAEWGQIDRIRVLTSRGVAFVTYTNEANGQFAKEAMAHQSLDHSEILNVRWATVDPNPLAQKREARRLEEQAAEAVRRALPVEFVAELEGRDPEARKRKKIEGSYGLQGYEPPDEVWFARAKELEAAGDETGQLEAPEQPLMIEGGGSAGQQEVGGGGIFSSSTVAALRGLSGGNVTTKQAPQASGPLVGYGSDDESD; this comes from the exons ATGGCAGAGACAGCAGAGATAGATACTCCACCGGTTGAAATACCGGTGGATCAAGCACagcaagaaggaggagaggaacAGCAACTCACACCGAATGACGATAACGCCCTCGTCCAGTCCGAAACTGCTGTGACGACCACCACTGACGCTGACGGCacgcaaaagaaaacaaaaaagattATCCGAAAGAAGCGACGACCAGCACGGCCACAGGTTGATCCCGCAACTGTCAAATCTGAGCCGCCGCCTCAGACGGGAACAGTCTTCAACATCTGGTATAACAAGTGGTCTGGAGGTGATCGCGAGGACAAATATCTCTCAAAACACGCGGCGCCATCGCGATGCAACATTTCAAAGGATAGTGGCTATACGCGCGCGGATAAAGTGACGGGCTCCTatttttgtttgttttttgcTCGTGGG GTTTGCCCGAAAGGCTATGAATGCGAATATCTCCACCGCCTCCCTACGCTTCACGATCTTTTCAACCCGAATGTGGACTGCTTCGGCCGTGACAAGCACAGCGACTACCGCGATGACATGGGCGGTGTGGGCTCGTTCATGCGCCAAAACCGCACACTCTACGTTGGCCGGATCCACGTAACCGATGATATCGAAGAGGTCGTATCGCGGCATTTCGCAGAATGGGGCCAGATCGACCGGATCAGAGTGCTTACATCGCGTGGCGTCGCTTTTGTTACGTATACAAATGAAGCAAACGGGCAGTTTGCAAAAGAGGCGATGGCACACCAGAGCTTGGACCATAGTGAAATCCTTAATGTCAGATGGGCGACAGTCGATCCGAACCCGTTGGCACAGAAGCGGGAGGCTAGGAGACTGGAGGAGCAGGCTGCCGAGGCTGTGAGGAGAGCATTACCGGTTGAGTTTGTGGCAGAATTAGAGGGGAGGGATCCAGAGgcgagaaagaggaagaagatcgaagGCAGTTACGGATTGCAGGGGTATGAGCCGCCAGATGAGGTTTGGTTTGCGAGAGCGAAAGAATTGGAGGCCGCAGGCGATGAGACCGGCCAGCTTGAGGCGCCTGAACAACCGCTCATGATCGAAGGTGGAGGCTCGGCGGGTCAGCAAGAAGTTGGAGGTGGTGGGATCTTCTCGAGCTCAACTGTTGCTGCGCTGAGGGGCTTGAGTGGTGGTAATGTCACAACAAAACAAGCGCCGCAGGCTTCAGGGCCTCTCGTGGGATATGGAAGTGATGACGAGAGTGATTAA